Proteins from a single region of Candidatus Auribacterota bacterium:
- a CDS encoding electron transfer flavoprotein-ubiquinone oxidoreductase — MLKEREVLEVDVLFVGAGPASLAGAVRLMQLQEAHNRNVAEMGRGEKRELLVAVIEKSSGLGRHNLSGAILDPRALDELMPDWREQGPPIEGTVSSHEVRYFFKRWSLKAPITPPPLANKGYSIISLSRFTEWMGKKAESLGANMFDHFPAKEFLWEGEKVAGVRCQDRGVDKSGRQKENYEPGAEIRARVTVLAEGTRGSLTKELVRKKNLLEGRNPQGYALGIKEVWRVTPENARPGHVSHTMGFPLDLKTFGGGFIYHMRDNHVALGLVISLDYRDPLLDPYEVMQRFKCHPYLRRLLEGGERVAYGAKTIPESGYYALPALATDGCLVIGDAAGFVNAQRIKGIHLAMKSGMTAAEVIWDAIEEKNISGEFLSRYEKRMAESWAGKEMRRVRNFHQAFHKGLISGMVKVTLQYVTRGRGLVDPMRVDEDAKSMRSLEAYHGGARAKEQMKYDGKLAFSREDNVFFSGTEHEEDQPCHLEVPDTALCYGRCADEFGNPCQYFCPAKVYEFVGEGKERKLQINFANCLHCKTCDVKDPYGNIVWHCPEAGGGPKYKNM; from the coding sequence ATGCTTAAGGAGAGAGAAGTTCTGGAAGTTGACGTCCTTTTTGTCGGCGCGGGTCCCGCGTCGCTGGCGGGCGCCGTAAGGCTGATGCAGCTCCAGGAGGCGCACAACAGGAATGTCGCCGAGATGGGAAGGGGAGAGAAACGAGAGCTGCTCGTCGCCGTGATTGAGAAATCGTCAGGGCTCGGGCGGCACAATCTCTCCGGGGCGATCCTTGATCCCCGCGCGCTGGACGAGCTCATGCCTGATTGGAGGGAGCAGGGGCCGCCGATCGAGGGAACGGTCAGCTCGCACGAAGTGCGCTACTTTTTCAAAAGGTGGAGTCTCAAAGCCCCGATCACCCCGCCCCCACTCGCCAACAAGGGCTATTCAATTATTTCACTCTCCCGATTCACCGAATGGATGGGAAAGAAGGCGGAGTCGCTCGGGGCGAACATGTTCGATCATTTCCCGGCGAAAGAGTTTCTCTGGGAGGGAGAAAAGGTCGCCGGCGTGCGCTGCCAGGACAGGGGCGTGGATAAATCGGGCAGGCAGAAGGAGAACTACGAGCCGGGCGCGGAGATCAGGGCGCGGGTGACCGTGCTGGCGGAGGGGACGCGCGGCTCGCTCACCAAAGAGCTTGTCAGGAAAAAGAATCTCCTCGAGGGGAGGAATCCGCAGGGTTACGCCCTGGGGATCAAGGAGGTGTGGCGGGTGACGCCGGAGAATGCTCGCCCGGGCCATGTGAGCCACACCATGGGTTTCCCGCTGGACTTGAAAACATTCGGCGGCGGCTTCATCTACCACATGAGGGACAACCATGTCGCGCTCGGCCTTGTGATCTCCCTCGACTACCGCGACCCGCTCCTCGATCCGTACGAAGTAATGCAGCGGTTCAAGTGCCACCCGTACCTGAGGCGCCTCCTGGAGGGGGGCGAGCGCGTCGCGTACGGCGCGAAGACAATCCCTGAGAGTGGGTACTACGCGCTGCCCGCCCTCGCGACCGATGGCTGCCTCGTCATAGGGGACGCCGCGGGGTTCGTGAATGCCCAGCGCATCAAGGGGATTCACCTCGCGATGAAATCGGGCATGACCGCCGCCGAGGTGATCTGGGACGCGATCGAGGAGAAAAATATTTCCGGCGAGTTTCTCTCGCGCTACGAGAAGAGGATGGCGGAGTCGTGGGCCGGGAAGGAGATGAGGAGGGTCCGCAACTTCCATCAGGCGTTCCACAAGGGCCTCATCTCGGGAATGGTCAAGGTGACGCTTCAGTACGTGACCCGCGGCCGGGGCCTGGTTGACCCGATGCGGGTGGATGAGGACGCAAAGTCAATGCGGTCGCTTGAGGCATACCACGGCGGGGCCCGGGCGAAAGAGCAGATGAAGTATGATGGGAAGCTCGCCTTCAGCCGCGAAGACAATGTCTTCTTTTCAGGCACGGAACACGAGGAGGATCAGCCATGCCACCTCGAGGTGCCCGATACCGCGCTCTGCTACGGGCGGTGCGCCGATGAGTTCGGCAACCCCTGCCAGTACTTCTGCCCGGCGAAGGTGTATGAGTTCGTGGGGGAGGGGAAGGAGCGGAAGCTCCAGATAAATTTCGCGAACTGCCTCCACTGCAAGACGTGCGATGTCAAGGACCCCTACGGCAATATCGTCTGGCACTGCCCCGAGGCGGGCGGCGGCCCTAAATATAAAAATATGTAG